The following coding sequences lie in one Niabella agricola genomic window:
- a CDS encoding NHL repeat-containing protein, whose amino-acid sequence MKRPSFLLIIVLLLYVTVNGQLSVEKLRSLPGNYTFMAVDNLENLYLLNANNQLKKLNEKGDSVAVYNNVKKLGTASLLDVSNPLRVLLYYKNFATIVMLDRVLSPVNNIDLRRQQIFNAEAVGLSYDGKIWLYDNMENALKKIDDNGNILSKTPDFRQLFSETLTPLQVIDRNKLIYLYDSTQGIYTFDYYGAYKGRIAITHWRNLRITDKYIYGNDAGRFYRYTLNTLKFDEWPIPAAIQGKRQYVFEDGRLYVLDADGLSVYSLRL is encoded by the coding sequence ATGAAGCGCCCGTCCTTTTTATTAATCATTGTTTTATTACTGTATGTAACAGTAAATGGCCAGCTTTCCGTGGAAAAGCTGCGCAGCTTACCGGGTAATTACACCTTCATGGCAGTAGATAACCTGGAGAATCTATATCTGCTGAACGCCAATAACCAGCTAAAAAAACTAAATGAAAAAGGAGATTCAGTTGCAGTGTACAATAACGTAAAAAAACTGGGCACTGCCTCCCTGCTGGATGTATCGAACCCTTTACGCGTACTTTTATATTATAAGAATTTCGCAACGATTGTAATGCTGGACCGGGTATTGTCTCCTGTAAACAACATCGATCTGCGCCGGCAGCAAATCTTCAATGCAGAAGCCGTAGGTCTCTCCTATGACGGAAAGATCTGGTTATATGACAACATGGAGAATGCTTTAAAAAAAATTGATGACAACGGCAATATCCTGTCCAAAACACCGGATTTCCGCCAACTTTTTAGCGAAACGCTTACCCCCCTGCAGGTCATCGACCGGAACAAGTTGATCTATCTTTATGATTCGACCCAGGGCATTTACACCTTCGATTATTATGGCGCCTATAAAGGCCGCATTGCCATTACGCATTGGCGCAATCTCCGCATCACTGATAAATATATCTACGGCAATGATGCCGGCCGGTTCTACCGGTACACCCTCAATACGCTCAAATTTGATGAATGGCCGATTCCTGCCGCTATACAGGGTAAACGGCAATATGTTTTTGAAGACGGCCGGCTGTATGTATTGGATGCAGATGGGCTTTCTGTTTATTCCCTTCGGCTATAG
- a CDS encoding UDP-2,3-diacylglucosamine diphosphatase translates to MQAGKHIYFLSDFHLGVPTYEDSLEREKLLVRFLDQIKDKAAEIFIVGDMFDFWYEYRHVVPKGYVRILGKLAELADIGIQLHFFVGNHDMWMKDYFQRELNMPVYFEPKEFDWNGKQFLIGHGDGLGPGDHGYKRLKKIFRNPVCQWLFGILPPMVGIGTANYMSRKSRAKTGSTEETFLGADREWLITYCKEQLQKKHYDYFIFGHRHLPIDFRLTATSRYINLGDWIRFFTYAVFDGNDLQLISYLNKEEKIIRR, encoded by the coding sequence TTGCAAGCAGGTAAACATATTTATTTCCTTTCCGATTTTCACCTGGGAGTTCCCACCTATGAAGACAGCCTGGAACGCGAAAAACTGTTGGTCCGGTTCCTGGACCAAATTAAAGACAAAGCTGCCGAGATCTTTATTGTAGGCGATATGTTCGATTTCTGGTACGAGTACCGGCATGTGGTGCCCAAAGGCTATGTGCGCATTTTGGGTAAGTTAGCCGAATTGGCGGACATTGGCATCCAGCTTCATTTTTTTGTGGGCAACCACGATATGTGGATGAAAGACTATTTTCAACGGGAACTGAATATGCCTGTTTATTTTGAGCCAAAGGAATTTGATTGGAACGGAAAGCAATTCCTGATCGGCCACGGAGATGGCCTTGGCCCGGGGGACCATGGCTATAAGCGACTAAAAAAGATCTTCCGGAACCCGGTTTGTCAATGGTTGTTTGGTATACTGCCGCCCATGGTGGGTATCGGAACTGCCAATTACATGAGCCGTAAAAGCCGGGCCAAAACCGGCAGTACGGAAGAAACCTTCCTGGGTGCAGACCGGGAATGGCTGATCACCTACTGCAAAGAACAATTGCAAAAAAAACATTACGACTATTTCATTTTCGGACACCGCCATTTGCCCATCGACTTTCGTCTTACTGCTACCAGCCGCTACATCAACCTGGGTGATTGGATCCGTTTTTTCACTTATGCCGTTTTTGACGGAAATGATCTGCAGCTGATTTCTTACCTGAATAAAGAAGAAAAAATAATCCGCAGATGA
- a CDS encoding gamma-glutamylcyclotransferase family protein — protein MQSNYLFVYGSLLSGFKSPAYEYIARYFELLGPATVAGTLYDLGEYPAALPDSSGRKIIGELYKIRHTHQLSYAIAQLDGYEGVNPEAGETADYKRELSQVFHNQEPFEAWVYWFSHNINDRPVIESGDVLEYLNSRR, from the coding sequence ATGCAAAGCAACTACCTGTTTGTATACGGCTCCCTGTTAAGCGGGTTCAAAAGCCCGGCCTATGAATATATTGCCCGTTATTTCGAATTGCTCGGACCAGCCACTGTAGCCGGAACCTTATACGACCTGGGTGAATACCCGGCCGCCCTTCCGGACAGTAGCGGCCGGAAGATCATCGGGGAACTCTACAAAATCCGCCATACACATCAGCTATCATACGCCATTGCCCAACTGGATGGGTATGAGGGGGTGAATCCTGAAGCTGGCGAGACGGCCGATTATAAACGGGAGCTTTCGCAGGTTTTTCATAACCAGGAACCTTTTGAAGCCTGGGTGTATTGGTTCAGCCATAATATTAATGACAGACCGGTTATTGAATCGGGAGATGTACTGGAATACCTGAATTCCAGGAGATAG
- a CDS encoding LutC/YkgG family protein yields MIRSSKDTVLKKIREALSQPTPIPFPKSEGQSLVFQPLHQELEIEFAERFTALQGQFAFCLSRKELISQFHALLSKTGWQKIYCQEPELAVLVGQQLEISNNPADLEGCDVAITSCEYLVARTGSIVMSAAQRSGRKTSVYAPVHICIAYTSQLVFDVKDALEGLKERYGNTIPSLMTFATGPSRTADIEKTLVVGVHGPKEVFVFLIDDTSE; encoded by the coding sequence GTGATCAGATCCTCAAAAGATACCGTACTAAAGAAGATCCGGGAAGCATTGAGCCAGCCAACACCCATTCCTTTTCCCAAAAGTGAGGGACAATCGCTGGTTTTTCAGCCGCTTCACCAGGAACTGGAGATCGAATTTGCAGAACGTTTTACTGCACTCCAGGGCCAATTTGCCTTTTGTTTAAGCCGGAAAGAATTGATCAGCCAGTTTCATGCATTATTATCGAAAACCGGCTGGCAAAAAATATATTGCCAGGAACCGGAACTGGCGGTACTGGTTGGCCAGCAGTTGGAAATCAGCAACAACCCCGCAGATCTCGAAGGCTGTGACGTAGCCATCACCAGCTGCGAGTACCTGGTAGCCCGTACAGGAAGTATTGTTATGAGCGCGGCACAGCGCAGTGGACGTAAGACCAGCGTTTACGCACCGGTTCATATTTGCATCGCCTACACCAGCCAATTGGTTTTTGATGTAAAAGATGCATTAGAAGGATTAAAGGAACGGTATGGAAATACAATACCCTCCCTGATGACTTTTGCCACCGGCCCCAGCCGAACAGCAGATATTGAAAAAACCCTTGTGGTAGGTGTGCATGGTCCAAAAGAAGTATTTGTTTTTTTAATTGACGACACCTCGGAATAA
- the ftsH gene encoding ATP-dependent zinc metalloprotease FtsH, protein MSQNNYNRQEKQRNNPFSPKPSGNGGGNEPKKVRFGSYWAFIIILAIMLALQFLNPFGSSSNQTNFQDFKKMVQKGDVQKYVVINNRNVVRVWLNKDSIQKYPDLAKQTNPKSTLGASNDPQLFFKITSGDNFQESMADFYKTHPEVKAPAADVDEDSDFLGRSISFILPFLLLIGVWILMMRKMGGGAGGGAGPGGIFNIGKSKATLFDKGTRVNITFADVAGLDEAKVEVMEIVDFLRNPKKYTSLGGKIPKGALLVGPPGTGKTLLAKAMAGEAQVPFFSLSGSDFVEMFVGVGASRVRDLFKQAREKAPCIIFIDEIDAIGRARGKNAMMSNDERESTLNQMLVEMDGFGTDTGIIVLAATNRPDVLDSALLRPGRFDRQITIDQPDLAGREAIFKVHLKEIKTSESLDIHKLAEQTPGFAGADIANVCNEAALIAARKNKNGVDMADFQDAIDRVIGGLEKKNKIIAPHEKEVIAYHEAGHAVAGWFLEHAYPLLKVTIVPRGTAALGYAQYTPKEQYLYRTEDLVHRMCMALGGRVSEQIFFGKISTGAGSDLENVTQIAYSMVTVYGMSKKVGNVSFYNPHQDTSFTKPYSEETSKLIDEEVRAIIAECYDKTVSLLTEKKDQVEIIAKALLEKEVLFQADVEALIGKRPFEEKKLLADEPPIVPIEPVPGGVPPTNPNPTAN, encoded by the coding sequence ATGTCTCAAAACAATTATAACAGACAAGAAAAACAGCGGAATAACCCGTTTTCACCGAAGCCTTCGGGCAATGGAGGCGGTAATGAACCCAAAAAGGTGAGATTTGGCAGCTATTGGGCATTTATTATCATCCTGGCCATTATGCTGGCCCTGCAATTCCTGAACCCGTTTGGCTCCAGCAGCAATCAAACTAATTTTCAGGATTTCAAAAAAATGGTGCAAAAGGGCGATGTTCAGAAATACGTGGTGATCAACAACCGGAATGTAGTGCGTGTATGGCTGAATAAAGACAGCATCCAGAAATACCCGGATCTTGCAAAGCAAACCAATCCCAAATCGACACTAGGGGCATCCAACGACCCGCAATTATTCTTCAAAATCACCAGCGGTGATAATTTCCAAGAGTCCATGGCTGATTTCTACAAAACCCACCCGGAGGTAAAAGCACCTGCGGCGGATGTGGATGAGGACAGTGATTTCCTGGGCCGTTCGATCAGTTTTATCCTGCCGTTTCTGCTACTCATCGGGGTGTGGATCCTTATGATGCGTAAAATGGGCGGTGGTGCCGGTGGCGGTGCCGGACCCGGCGGTATCTTTAATATTGGTAAATCGAAAGCAACGCTTTTTGACAAGGGTACCCGGGTAAACATCACGTTTGCAGATGTTGCCGGGCTGGATGAGGCCAAAGTGGAAGTCATGGAGATTGTTGACTTTTTAAGAAATCCTAAAAAATACACCAGTCTGGGTGGTAAAATTCCCAAAGGCGCCTTGCTGGTAGGTCCCCCCGGAACCGGTAAAACGCTTTTAGCAAAAGCTATGGCCGGTGAAGCACAGGTACCTTTTTTCAGCCTGAGTGGCTCCGACTTTGTGGAAATGTTTGTAGGTGTAGGCGCCAGCCGGGTACGCGACCTGTTTAAACAGGCCCGTGAAAAAGCTCCCTGTATCATTTTTATTGATGAGATCGACGCTATTGGCCGGGCCCGTGGCAAGAATGCCATGATGAGCAATGATGAGCGGGAAAGTACATTGAACCAGATGCTGGTGGAAATGGACGGATTTGGTACCGACACCGGTATCATTGTACTGGCTGCCACCAACCGTCCGGATGTATTGGATTCTGCACTGTTGCGTCCTGGCCGTTTCGACCGCCAGATCACCATCGACCAGCCCGACCTGGCCGGCCGTGAAGCCATCTTTAAAGTACACTTAAAAGAAATTAAGACCTCCGAATCGCTGGACATTCACAAACTGGCAGAGCAAACGCCCGGTTTTGCCGGTGCTGATATCGCCAACGTTTGTAACGAGGCGGCATTGATCGCAGCCCGTAAAAACAAGAACGGGGTGGATATGGCCGACTTCCAGGATGCGATCGACCGGGTTATTGGCGGTCTTGAAAAGAAGAATAAGATCATTGCGCCCCATGAAAAAGAAGTGATCGCCTACCACGAAGCCGGTCATGCAGTAGCAGGATGGTTCCTGGAACATGCTTATCCCTTACTGAAAGTGACCATTGTTCCAAGAGGAACAGCCGCGCTGGGATACGCGCAATATACACCCAAGGAGCAGTACCTCTACCGTACGGAAGACCTGGTACACCGCATGTGCATGGCCCTGGGCGGACGTGTAAGCGAGCAGATCTTTTTTGGAAAAATATCCACCGGTGCCGGAAGCGACCTCGAAAATGTAACACAAATTGCCTACTCTATGGTTACCGTGTATGGTATGAGCAAAAAAGTGGGCAATGTAAGCTTCTATAACCCGCACCAGGATACTTCCTTTACCAAGCCGTACAGCGAGGAGACCTCTAAGCTCATCGATGAGGAAGTACGGGCCATCATTGCAGAATGCTATGATAAAACCGTATCGCTGCTGACGGAGAAGAAAGACCAGGTAGAGATCATTGCAAAAGCGCTATTAGAAAAAGAAGTGCTGTTCCAGGCGGACGTGGAAGCGTTGATTGGTAAGCGCCCGTTTGAAGAAAAAAAGTTACTGGCGGATGAGCCTCCAATCGTTCCTATTGAGCCGGTACCCGGTGGAGTACCGCCCACCAACCCCAATCCGACGGCAAATTAA
- the rsfS gene encoding ribosome silencing factor — translation MEPLASLTKRKISGTARLTRNSKIFKTIITAIQEKKGEHIVSLDLRQITEAVSDFFIICEATSGPQIKSIADNIEYRVKEATGENVYQREGIQTLQWVLMDYVNIVVHIMLPEQRKFYNLEEMWSDSSVKEHKEP, via the coding sequence TTGGAACCATTAGCATCGCTAACAAAACGTAAAATTTCCGGTACAGCCAGGCTTACAAGAAATTCTAAAATTTTCAAGACGATTATTACTGCCATCCAGGAAAAAAAAGGTGAGCATATTGTTTCGCTGGATCTCAGGCAGATAACCGAAGCCGTTTCAGATTTTTTTATCATTTGCGAGGCAACAAGCGGTCCCCAGATCAAATCGATCGCGGATAACATTGAATACCGGGTTAAAGAGGCAACCGGTGAAAATGTATACCAGCGTGAAGGCATACAAACACTGCAATGGGTATTAATGGATTATGTGAACATCGTGGTTCATATCATGCTGCCCGAACAACGCAAATTCTATAACCTGGAGGAAATGTGGAGTGACAGTAGTGTAAAAGAGCACAAAGAGCCTTGA
- a CDS encoding biotin--[acetyl-CoA-carboxylase] ligase yields MQKKAEAAQFPAVLELPQVDSTNNYALSRIREGLAYHGMGVFAHEQLAGKGQRGKKWVTAPGQNIHLSLILAPKSLELDHLFALSAMIAVETRAFLADLAPGNWFIKWPNDIYFQDRKAVGMLIENIVTGQKWKWAVAGIGVNINQDHFPEELKQAISLKQITGKNYDCLELANGLAKRIFTRFEALDAGFEETFTTLIEQYNRSLYKRNEQVRFLDETGTRFSAVVKAVSRDGRLELEGVPKQVYDFGELSWLMGRG; encoded by the coding sequence ATGCAAAAAAAGGCAGAAGCCGCCCAATTTCCTGCTGTCCTTGAATTGCCGCAGGTAGACAGTACCAATAACTATGCCCTTAGCCGGATACGTGAAGGTTTGGCATATCATGGTATGGGCGTTTTTGCACATGAACAACTGGCCGGCAAAGGGCAGCGGGGGAAAAAATGGGTTACAGCACCCGGGCAGAACATTCACCTGAGCCTTATTTTAGCGCCTAAAAGCCTGGAATTGGATCATTTATTTGCACTCAGTGCGATGATTGCCGTGGAAACCCGCGCGTTTTTAGCTGATCTGGCGCCTGGCAACTGGTTTATAAAATGGCCGAATGATATTTATTTTCAAGACAGAAAGGCAGTTGGGATGCTGATTGAAAACATCGTTACCGGACAAAAATGGAAATGGGCGGTGGCCGGAATCGGGGTCAATATCAACCAGGATCACTTCCCGGAAGAACTGAAACAGGCGATTTCATTGAAACAGATAACCGGGAAAAACTATGACTGTCTGGAACTGGCCAACGGATTAGCGAAACGTATTTTTACCCGGTTTGAAGCATTGGATGCGGGTTTTGAGGAAACGTTTACCACTCTGATTGAACAATATAACCGCAGTTTATATAAACGGAATGAACAGGTAAGGTTCCTGGATGAGACCGGCACGCGGTTTTCTGCGGTGGTAAAGGCGGTAAGCAGGGATGGCCGGCTGGAGCTTGAAGGGGTTCCGAAGCAGGTATATGATTTTGGAGAGCTGAGCTGGCTGATGGGTAGGGGTTAA
- a CDS encoding DUF4157 domain-containing protein — MLSFRIKENSFIARLGARKLKTGNIAMVIGHTIHLYGVTQAVFLADERWVRHELKHIEQYQRYGVLKFLFKYFVQSVKYGYYNCPLEKEARAAEHDATILARFELKKNDSAQA, encoded by the coding sequence ATGCTTTCTTTCCGCATTAAAGAAAATTCATTCATCGCCCGGCTGGGAGCCCGCAAACTGAAAACAGGAAATATAGCGATGGTCATTGGGCATACCATTCATTTATACGGTGTTACCCAGGCTGTATTTCTTGCAGATGAACGCTGGGTACGGCACGAGCTGAAGCATATTGAACAATACCAGCGATATGGAGTATTGAAATTTTTGTTCAAATACTTTGTACAGTCTGTAAAATACGGGTACTACAACTGTCCGCTTGAAAAAGAAGCAAGGGCAGCCGAACACGATGCAACGATTCTTGCCCGGTTTGAATTAAAAAAGAACGATTCAGCACAGGCCTGA
- a CDS encoding Uma2 family endonuclease, producing the protein MRKESMFNGSKIRQKFRHKKEYLANMEEDHILNEPAPAYQKAFYTIPEYLEMEKASDKKHEYYEGGIFAMAGAGARHNIISSNMMGQLYMRLQGKPCRPFGSDMRIHIPENTLFTYPDISIICGDMIPSPEGEDTIIQPTVLIKILSRSTRDYDRGSKFKLYRDIRTLKEYILSDSESIGIEVFRLNATGHWELEEYKTPGETLCIKAIDTTIPIDKIYEGTKLTV; encoded by the coding sequence ATGCGGAAAGAAAGCATGTTTAATGGTTCAAAAATACGGCAGAAATTCCGCCATAAAAAAGAGTACCTTGCAAATATGGAAGAAGATCATATTTTAAATGAACCGGCACCTGCTTACCAGAAAGCATTTTACACCATTCCCGAATACCTGGAAATGGAAAAAGCTTCAGATAAAAAACACGAATACTACGAAGGCGGGATCTTTGCTATGGCTGGTGCAGGTGCTCGCCACAACATTATTTCCTCCAATATGATGGGGCAATTGTATATGCGGCTGCAGGGGAAACCGTGCAGACCTTTTGGAAGTGATATGCGGATTCATATTCCTGAGAACACCTTGTTTACCTACCCGGATATTTCCATTATTTGCGGCGATATGATTCCTTCCCCCGAAGGTGAGGATACCATTATTCAGCCGACGGTACTAATTAAAATCCTCTCAAGGTCTACCCGGGACTATGACCGGGGCAGCAAATTTAAATTATACCGTGATATCCGGACATTGAAAGAGTACATTCTGAGCGACTCCGAAAGCATCGGCATAGAAGTCTTCCGGCTTAATGCTACAGGACATTGGGAGCTGGAAGAGTATAAAACACCGGGCGAAACATTATGCATCAAGGCGATTGACACAACCATTCCGATCGATAAAATTTATGAAGGCACTAAATTAACCGTTTAA
- the bcp gene encoding thioredoxin-dependent thiol peroxidase produces MATHLKEGDKAPAFTGTDQDGNKISLKDFKEQKVVLYFYPEDDTPTCTIQACNLRDNYALLKKEGLQIIGISPDDEAKHKKFEKKFSLPFPLIADPRHTIIEKYGVWGEKQMFGNKYMGLHRTTFVIDEKGIIQKIFLKPKSASHAEEIISKLKK; encoded by the coding sequence ATGGCAACGCATTTAAAAGAAGGAGACAAAGCCCCGGCATTTACAGGTACCGACCAGGATGGAAACAAGATCTCCCTGAAGGATTTTAAAGAACAAAAAGTGGTCCTGTATTTTTATCCTGAAGATGATACACCCACTTGTACCATACAAGCCTGTAATTTACGCGACAACTACGCATTGCTAAAAAAAGAAGGCTTACAGATTATTGGCATCAGCCCCGACGACGAAGCAAAACATAAAAAATTCGAAAAGAAATTTTCGCTCCCCTTTCCACTCATCGCTGATCCCCGGCATACCATTATTGAAAAATACGGTGTGTGGGGCGAAAAGCAGATGTTTGGAAATAAGTATATGGGTTTGCACCGGACTACTTTTGTGATCGATGAAAAAGGCATCATCCAGAAAATTTTCCTTAAGCCCAAAAGCGCCAGTCACGCGGAAGAAATCATCAGCAAGCTGAAAAAATAA
- a CDS encoding M23 family metallopeptidase, with amino-acid sequence MAKHFIFPLFLLAGFFSHAQLYKKPVYPQNYFRWPTLLSPDIVANMGELRPNHWHMGLDVRTNQKVNQQVVAAADGYIAFVGIEPLSWGRWIIINHPNGLSTLYGHLNDFRPDLEAYVTNHQYQEESWETHLDIPPGKFPVKKGDFISYSGTTGGSQGPHVHWEVIDTKSGRRLNPDLFGTPFNDIYPPVVAKLVMYDRNNSTYDQYPVSIPVHRSGSAYTVPGELLQTAFNNLGFAIQAYDTWNSAGNRDGIYSAQLFFDGREVSSFYIDSIGYNSTRYMNCQIDYKMKANGGAWVQHLSKLPGDRGGVYYDLGWNNNTIRLKDTSEHDVLILVSDTRGNSSTLSFKLRNSGTAPPGIKPYEWLPNRLNRIFKYDFEAYLPMFVLYDKMNSGYARFASGGGSSISARHKLGENDIPAHSDFEVRVKPEKPVAPEDRDRVVIKRTGSSNTVKKASWNGEWVSALFRDFGTFEAFVDNTPPSINSLGSGEIVNLSRSSRIAFTPTDNFGVAGFRAEIDGRWIRFTNDKGRTYLYYFDEKVPPGEHTLTVTVTDIVGNKTERSWKFRRGGGSVADEPVRERSKTSTRKAASGKHTVTKKQSSTRSKTAAKTAAGKTTKKTAGKKKK; translated from the coding sequence ATGGCAAAGCATTTTATCTTCCCGCTGTTCTTGTTAGCCGGTTTTTTTTCGCATGCCCAACTTTATAAGAAACCGGTGTATCCGCAAAATTATTTTAGGTGGCCAACATTACTGAGCCCCGATATTGTTGCCAATATGGGCGAGCTGCGTCCCAATCACTGGCATATGGGACTGGATGTGCGAACCAACCAGAAAGTGAATCAACAAGTGGTAGCTGCGGCAGATGGTTATATTGCTTTTGTAGGTATTGAACCGTTGAGCTGGGGGCGCTGGATCATTATCAATCATCCCAACGGATTGTCTACCCTTTATGGTCACCTGAATGATTTTCGCCCCGATCTTGAAGCCTACGTAACCAACCATCAGTACCAGGAAGAATCCTGGGAAACGCATCTGGATATTCCGCCCGGGAAATTCCCGGTGAAAAAGGGCGACTTTATCTCCTACAGCGGTACCACCGGCGGTTCTCAGGGACCTCATGTACATTGGGAAGTGATCGATACCAAATCAGGAAGACGATTGAATCCTGATCTGTTTGGCACTCCGTTTAACGATATTTATCCACCCGTTGTGGCGAAGCTGGTCATGTACGATCGCAATAACAGTACGTATGATCAGTACCCAGTGAGCATTCCCGTTCACAGATCCGGTTCTGCCTACACGGTGCCAGGTGAGCTGCTCCAAACCGCTTTCAACAACCTGGGGTTTGCCATACAGGCTTACGACACCTGGAACAGCGCCGGTAACCGCGATGGTATTTACAGTGCCCAACTCTTTTTCGATGGCCGGGAGGTCTCCAGCTTTTACATCGACAGCATCGGCTATAACAGCACGCGGTATATGAATTGCCAGATTGATTATAAAATGAAGGCCAACGGCGGCGCCTGGGTACAGCATCTTTCCAAATTGCCCGGCGACCGGGGCGGGGTTTATTATGACCTGGGATGGAACAATAATACCATCCGCTTAAAAGATACCAGCGAGCATGATGTACTGATTCTGGTAAGTGATACCCGGGGTAATTCCTCCACGCTTTCTTTTAAACTAAGGAATAGCGGCACAGCACCGCCTGGCATTAAACCTTATGAATGGTTGCCCAACCGGTTGAACCGGATTTTCAAATACGACTTTGAGGCCTACCTGCCCATGTTTGTCTTATATGATAAGATGAACTCCGGTTATGCCCGCTTTGCTTCCGGTGGCGGAAGCAGCATTTCGGCAAGGCATAAACTGGGAGAAAATGACATTCCGGCGCATAGCGACTTTGAGGTACGCGTCAAACCCGAAAAACCTGTAGCACCGGAAGACCGCGACCGGGTGGTGATCAAAAGAACCGGCAGCAGCAATACAGTAAAGAAAGCCAGCTGGAACGGGGAATGGGTCAGTGCTCTTTTTCGCGATTTCGGAACCTTTGAAGCTTTTGTTGACAATACTCCTCCTTCCATCAATTCGTTGGGCAGCGGTGAAATTGTCAATCTCAGCCGCAGTTCCCGGATCGCTTTCACACCCACCGATAACTTCGGTGTAGCCGGTTTCCGCGCAGAAATCGACGGCCGCTGGATCCGGTTTACCAATGACAAGGGCCGGACCTATCTTTACTATTTTGACGAAAAAGTCCCTCCTGGTGAACATACGCTTACTGTAACTGTTACAGATATTGTCGGCAACAAAACCGAGCGAAGCTGGAAGTTTAGAAGAGGCGGCGGATCCGTTGCAGATGAACCGGTACGGGAGCGGTCTAAAACCAGCACCAGGAAAGCAGCCTCCGGCAAACATACGGTTACAAAAAAACAAAGCAGTACCCGTTCTAAAACAGCTGCAAAAACGGCTGCCGGCAAGACCACAAAAAAGACCGCCGGCAAGAAGAAAAAATAA
- a CDS encoding c-type cytochrome, which translates to MKRFLKFLVLVIIIVIVAALGYLKFLLPAVGKAPDVQAKPLPDRIERGRYLANHVAVCMDCHSTRDWTRFSGPVTDGSTGVGGEYFGPEMGFPGTFYSKNITPYHLSGWTDGEIYRTITTGVNRSGEALFPVMPYLNYGKMDPEDVLSIIAYLRTLTPKKSDPPARKIDFPLNFIINTIPKKAVPMQRPDTTDIVKRGEYLVTIAACVECHTPVKKGQIIPEKAFSGGREFVMPAGVLHTPNITPDAKTGIGAWSDSMFVSRFKAFSRPESLHPVGKNEFNTIMPWSMYAGMTEGDLRAIFAYLKTIKPMDNRVVIFAETK; encoded by the coding sequence ATGAAACGTTTCCTAAAATTTTTGGTCCTTGTCATTATCATAGTGATCGTAGCCGCACTGGGGTATCTTAAATTTTTATTACCTGCGGTAGGAAAAGCCCCTGATGTACAGGCGAAACCGTTGCCGGACCGAATCGAAAGAGGCAGGTACCTGGCCAATCATGTGGCCGTTTGTATGGACTGCCATTCAACAAGAGACTGGACGCGGTTTTCGGGGCCGGTAACGGACGGGTCAACCGGTGTGGGTGGTGAATATTTTGGTCCTGAAATGGGTTTCCCGGGCACCTTTTATTCTAAAAATATAACACCATATCATCTTTCCGGCTGGACCGATGGAGAGATTTACCGAACCATTACTACCGGTGTTAACCGGAGCGGTGAAGCATTGTTTCCTGTAATGCCATATTTAAATTATGGAAAAATGGATCCGGAGGACGTGCTGAGCATTATTGCGTACCTGCGAACCCTAACACCTAAAAAAAGCGATCCCCCTGCCCGGAAGATCGACTTTCCACTGAACTTCATCATCAATACCATTCCAAAAAAGGCGGTACCAATGCAGCGACCTGATACGACTGATATTGTAAAACGCGGTGAATACCTGGTAACCATTGCGGCCTGCGTGGAATGTCATACACCGGTTAAAAAAGGACAGATCATCCCGGAAAAAGCATTCAGCGGGGGAAGGGAATTTGTGATGCCGGCCGGTGTTTTGCATACACCCAATATCACACCGGATGCTAAGACCGGTATCGGCGCCTGGTCGGATAGCATGTTTGTTAGCCGTTTCAAAGCATTCAGCCGGCCGGAAAGCCTGCATCCTGTTGGAAAAAATGAGTTCAATACCATTATGCCCTGGAGCATGTATGCTGGCATGACCGAGGGTGACCTGAGAGCGATCTTTGCGTATCTCAAAACCATTAAACCGATGGATAACCGGGTGGTGATATTTGCGGAAACAAAATAG
- a CDS encoding DUF4476 domain-containing protein yields MKDADANALGATIGGKAFDNDKAAILRTGTRYNSFTTAQVRQWISSFNFGSNKLKMAKLVFPQVLDKQNYHQLRDSFTFLGEPNEFMKFLNQQ; encoded by the coding sequence ATGAAAGATGCTGACGCCAATGCGTTGGGGGCGACTATTGGTGGCAAAGCTTTTGACAATGATAAAGCAGCGATCTTAAGGACGGGTACCAGGTACAACTCCTTTACCACGGCACAGGTCCGGCAATGGATCTCCAGTTTCAATTTCGGAAGTAATAAACTAAAAATGGCAAAACTGGTTTTCCCCCAGGTTTTGGATAAACAAAACTACCATCAGTTAAGAGATTCCTTTACTTTTTTAGGAGAACCAAACGAGTTTATGAAATTTTTAAATCAGCAATAA